In one bacterium genomic region, the following are encoded:
- a CDS encoding methyltransferase gives MVDFEVNNIKITCHASPDLFSPKGLDRGTRLLLEQLSDIEYTNALDWGCGWGAMALWLAANRPEATVIGLDSDIGAVRVAQKNIALNKLKNLMIVASHGFDDVDTKETNLIVSNPPTHRGREVVENMISESHGRLERGGTLMIVVEARLKPWVQRSLQSAFKNYQVVARTNKHVVLSASRQ, from the coding sequence GTGGTAGATTTTGAAGTAAATAATATCAAAATAACCTGTCATGCTAGCCCAGATTTGTTTAGTCCTAAAGGTTTAGATCGTGGCACACGGTTGCTTTTGGAGCAACTTTCAGATATTGAATATACTAACGCGCTCGACTGGGGCTGTGGCTGGGGCGCCATGGCACTGTGGTTGGCAGCCAATAGGCCCGAAGCAACTGTAATTGGCCTCGATAGTGATATTGGCGCAGTTAGGGTGGCACAAAAGAATATTGCATTGAATAAGTTAAAAAACTTAATGATAGTAGCCAGCCATGGTTTTGATGATGTGGATACAAAAGAGACCAATTTAATTGTCAGTAACCCACCGACGCACCGTGGCCGGGAAGTGGTGGAAAATATGATCTCTGAGAGTCATGGACGTCTTGAGCGGGGAGGCACTTTGATGATTGTCGTTGAGGCTCGTCTTAAGCCTTGGGTGCAACGAAGCCTGCAGTCTGCCTTTAAAAACTATCAGGTGGTGGCTCGGACCAATAAGCATGTTGTATTGTCAGCGAGCAGGCAATAG
- the obgE gene encoding GTPase ObgE, with product MMFLDYAQVNVQAGRGGDGRASFHRTRHNPKGGPDGGDGGRGGDVVVQASHNSSTLSDYRVKKLWKAEAGVAGGPNKRSGKNGQDFTLIVPPGTIIRHGDDVVADLTEDGQTAIVARGGNGGRGNTHFVSSTYQAPKFAELGLPGGTAELVFELKLIADVGLVGLPNAGKSTLLSVVSSARPKIADYAFTTLTPNLGVVRFHDRELVFADIPGLIEGASEGKGLGDAFLRHVERTRALVHLVDATDVNIAKSYTTIRKELAGYSDKLAKKPVVVALSKASYLTEDELKVKRRQLAQVAGVAQKNVVVISAQEHRGVDDLLNAVTHCINAAQPEEEVIEEQIIDVPVESVVDWYLEPEADDRFVLKGVVADRWIGRTNFSQDQAVERLRRAMSRAGVFRRLKQLGAPEGKTTIVVGDSELTW from the coding sequence ATTATGTTTCTCGATTATGCACAGGTTAATGTTCAAGCGGGGCGCGGTGGTGATGGCCGGGCTTCGTTTCATCGTACGCGTCATAATCCTAAGGGTGGCCCAGATGGTGGTGATGGTGGGCGCGGTGGTGATGTGGTAGTGCAAGCTAGCCACAATAGCTCAACACTGTCCGATTACCGAGTTAAAAAACTCTGGAAAGCTGAGGCTGGTGTAGCTGGTGGGCCAAATAAACGTTCAGGTAAAAATGGACAAGATTTTACCCTTATTGTGCCTCCAGGTACGATTATTCGTCATGGTGATGATGTGGTTGCTGATCTTACCGAAGACGGCCAGACGGCCATTGTTGCGCGGGGTGGCAATGGTGGTCGAGGTAATACGCATTTTGTAAGCTCTACCTACCAGGCGCCAAAATTTGCTGAGTTAGGTTTGCCGGGAGGTACTGCTGAGTTGGTGTTTGAGCTAAAACTTATTGCGGATGTTGGTTTGGTGGGGCTACCCAATGCTGGAAAATCAACACTATTATCAGTTGTTAGTTCAGCCCGCCCCAAAATTGCCGATTACGCATTTACTACGTTGACGCCCAATCTCGGTGTGGTGCGATTTCACGACCGTGAACTGGTTTTCGCTGATATTCCAGGATTGATTGAAGGGGCTTCAGAAGGGAAGGGTCTGGGTGATGCATTCTTGCGCCATGTTGAGCGAACTCGAGCTTTGGTGCATTTAGTGGATGCTACAGATGTGAATATCGCTAAAAGTTACACAACGATCCGCAAGGAGCTAGCAGGCTATTCGGATAAGCTGGCTAAAAAACCGGTTGTAGTGGCTCTATCAAAGGCAAGTTATTTGACTGAAGATGAGCTTAAGGTGAAGCGCAGACAGTTGGCACAAGTAGCTGGTGTGGCGCAGAAAAATGTCGTCGTTATTTCTGCTCAAGAACATCGAGGGGTTGATGATTTGCTTAATGCCGTTACGCATTGCATTAATGCCGCTCAGCCCGAAGAGGAGGTTATTGAAGAGCAGATTATCGATGTGCCAGTTGAGTCGGTGGTAGATTGGTATTTGGAACCCGAAGCCGATGATCGATTTGTATTAAAAGGTGTGGTGGCTGATCGTTGGATTGGGCGAACGAATTTCAGCCAAGATCAAGCGGTGGAGCGTCTGCGCCGAGCCATGAGTCGAGCTGGCGTATTTCGTCGACTAAAACAGCTTGGTGCACCAGAAGGTAAAACTACAATTGTAGTTGGAGATAGTGAGCTGACGTGGTAG